The Streptomyces fungicidicus nucleotide sequence ACCGGCTGGACGTCCCCGTCAGGCGTACCCAGTCCAGCGGCCCGGGTCTCACCGCGGTCCGCATGGACACCGACTGCGGCCCGATCGTGCTGGACCGCGCCGACGGATCGCTGGCGACGCTGTCCATACAGGGCCAGCCGAAGCGTGCGGTGGCGCTCAAGCGCCGGGACACGGCGGAGCTCATCGCCGAGGAGCTGCGCCGTCTGGACCCGGACGACACCTACGCGTCGGCGCTGCGCTACGGCGTGGAGCGGCTGAGGACGTCGGACGGCGGTGACGCGCCGGCCGCCAAAGGAGAACGGGAAGCGGTCCCCGCTCCCGTCGGGTCGGCTGCGAAAGCTCCCGCGTCCGAGGCGGCGGCGCAGGCCCCGGTGAAGAAGGCGGCGGCGAAGTGAGCACGGCACCGCAGCTGGTCGTGCACCGGGACAAGGAGCTGATGGCGCAGGCCGCGGCGGCCCGGCTGATCACCAGGATCGTGGACGCGCAGGCCTCCCGGGGCTCGGCGTCCGTGGTCCTGACCGGCGGCCGCAACGGCAACGGCCTGCTGGCCGCGCTGGCGGCGGCCCCGGCCCGGGACGCGATCGACTGGTCCCGGCTGGACCTGTGGTGGGGCGACGAGCGCTACCTCCCGGAGGGCGACCCGGAGCGCAATGTCACCCAGGCCCGCGAGGCGCTGCTCGACGCGGTGCCCCTGGACCCCGGGCGCGTGCACGCCATGCCCGCGTCGGACGGCCCGCACGGCGCGGACGTGGACGCGGCGGCCGCGGCCTACGCGGAGGAACTCGCCGCGGCCGCGGCCCCGGAGAACCACGGCCCGGTCCCGGTCTTCGACGTCCTGATGCTGGGCGTCGGACCGGACACGCACGTGGCCTCCCTGTTCCCGGAGCTGCCGGCGGTCCGTGAGACGGAGCGCACGGTGGTGGGCGTCCACGGCGCCCCCAAACCCCCGCCGACCCGGGTGACCCTGACCCTCCCCGCGATCCGCGCGGCCCGGGAGGTCTGGCTCCTGGCGGCGGGCGAGGACAAGGCGGAGGCGGCGGAGATCGCCCTCTCCGGCGCGGGCGAGATCCAGGCCCCGGCAGCGGGCGCGTACGGCCGCACCCGCACCCTGTGGCTCCTGGACGCGGCGGCGGCTTCGCAACTCCCGCGGACGCTGTATCCCCCGGCGACGGCGTAACCAGCCCGTCCGGCGCTTGAGGACGAGGCCCGAAGGGCCGACAGGGGGTCTGGGGCGCAGCCCCAGGGACGGGAAGGGAAAGGGCGGAGGGGGCGAAAAACCCCTCCGCCCCGCCCCCTACTTCACGGAACCCGCCATGACCCCCTGCACGAAGTGCCGCTGGAACGCGAAGAACACGACCACCGGCACCACCAGCGACAGGAACGCCCCCGGCGCCAGCACATCGACGTTGCTGCCGAACTGCCGGATCTGCGACTGCAGCTGCACCGTGAGCGGCTGAGCCGAACTGTCCGCGAACAGCAGCGCCACCAGCATGTCGTTCCACACCCACAGGAACTGGAAGATCGCCAGGCTCGCGATGGCCGGCCGCCCCACCGGCAGCACCAGCCGGGTGAAGATCCGCCACTCGCTCCCGCCGTCCATCCGCGCCGCCTCCAGCATCTCCTTCGGCATCTCGGCGAAGTAGTTCCGCAGCAGGAACACCGCGAACGGCAGTCCGTACGCCACGTGGAACAGGACGACTCCGGGGATGGTCCCGAACAGCCCCAGCTGGCCGAAGAGTTTGGCGACGGGCAGCAGCCCGATCTGCACGGGCACCACCAGCAGCGCGACCACGAGCAGGAACACCGCGTCCCGCCCGGGGAAGTCCAGCCACGCGAAGGCGTATCCGGCCAGCGCGGCCACCACCACGACCAGCACGGTGGTCGGCACCGAGATCAGCACGGTGTTCCAGAACGCCTGGGTGATGCCCGAGTTGCCCAGCAGCGCGGAGTAGTTCTCGAAGGACAGCTGCCCGGGGCTGGTGAAGACGGTCCACCAGCCCCCCTCGGCGGTCTCCTCGGCGGAGCGCAGCGAGGACAGGAACAGACCGGCCAGCGGAGTCATCCACACCAGCGCGATCACCACCAGGAAGGCCTGCACCACCGTGCTGCTCAGCCCACGGCGCAGCGCGTTCATCGCTGACTCCTTCGGAAACGGCGGACGTTGAAGACCATGGCCGGCACGACCAGGAGCAGCAGCAGTACGCCGAGGGCGCTGCCCAGCCCCTGGTTGTTGCCGCCGCCGAACGACACCAGCCACATCTGGGTGGCCAGCACCGTCGCGTCCTCCTGCACCGGGCCCGGCGCGATGATGTAGACGAGGTCGAAGACCTTCATGACGTTGATGACCAGCGTCACGAAGACGACGGTGAGCACCGGCGCGAGCAGCGGAACGGTGATGCGACGGAAGATCTGCCACTCGTTGGCACCGTCCATACGTGCCGCCTCCAGCGCGTCCCGGGGCAGCGCCGCGAGACCCGCGCCGATGAGCACCATCGCGAAACCGGTCCAGATCCATAGGTACGCTCCGATGATCGCCGGCGTGACGAGAGCCGGGCCGAGCCAGGAGATGCCGTCATAGGGTGCCGCGAAGTTGGCGGAGGGCAGTTTCAGGGCGTACGAGCCGCTGTCCAGTCCGGCGAAGCGGAACGAGCCGTCGGCGGCGGTGGTGGTGCGCGCCACGGGGTCCCCGTCGCGCACGGCCTCGACCGTCACGCCGGGCAGTCCCTTCTCGCTCCGGTCGACCGCCCCGGGCTCCCCTCCCCCGCCGGGGGTGAAGTCGAGGTACACCACGCCGCGCACCTCGTCGGGGCCGGCCTTCCCGGCCGCCGCGGCAGCCGCGGGTTCGGCGTCGCCCGGCAGGTCCTTGGGGGCGACCCCGACCAGGCCCAGCGCCGCCGCCGGGCCTCCGGGCGAGACGTCCGCACCGGTGGCGTACGACCCGTCCGCGCCCTTGGTCAGCCCCTCGCCGTCCCGCGCGCGGGCGGTCGGGTAGGAGGAGCTGCCCTGGAAGGCGTCGTGCACGGAGACGACGGCGGCGTTGAGGACGCCCTTGTCCGGGTCCTCGTCGTAGGCGAGCCGGAAGATGATGCCGGCCGCGAGGAAGGAGACCGCCATCGGCATGAACAGCAGCAGCTTGAAGGCGGTGGCCCAGCGGATCTTCTCCACCAGGACGGCCAGGATCAGTCCGAGCCCGGTCAGCAGCGTGGGGGCCACGACGACCCAGATCGCGGTGTTCCGGATGGCCTTGAGGGTGGCCGGGTCGCGGAACATCTCGGTGTAGTTCTCGCCGCCCACGAACGTGGTGCCGGAGGCGTCGAAGAAGCTGCGGCCGACGGAGAACAGCACCGGGTAGACGACCAGCGCGCCCAGCAGGAGCAGCGCGGGCAGGACGAACAGCAGGGCGATGACCCGCCCCCGGCGGCGCAGCCGCCGGCCGCGCGCGCTGCCGGGGTGCCGGGGTGTCGGTGGACTCGCCTCTTTCACGAGTGTGGCGGTCACGGCCGTCAGTTCCCGTAGGCCTTGGCGGCGGCACCCTCGAGCGCGGCGGCGGTCTTCGCCGGGTCGGACGGGTCGCGCAGGAAGTCCTGGAGGATCTTCCACTCACCGGCGCCCTTGGTGCCGCCGAAGGCCGCGGGGGCCTGGTCGGACATGTCGAAGCGGACCGAGTCGCCGGCCTCGACCAGGGACTTGGCGGTGGCGCGGGTGACGTCGTCGCCGTAGGAGGAGAGGTCGAGCCCCTTGTTCGGGGAGAGGAAGCCGCCCGCCTCGGCCCACACGGAGGCGGCCTCCGGGGAGGCCAGGTACTCCAGGAGCGCCATGCCGGCCTTGCTGTTCTTGCCGTCCTTGAGGACGACGGCCGCGTCGCCGCCGCTGACCACGGGCGCCTTGCCGTCGCCGACCGGCGGGAAGGGGAAGAAGTCGGCGTCGGTGCCGATGTTCTTGCCGAACTGGTCCTTGGCGACACCGGCGACGAAGTCGCCCTCGTAGACCATGGCGGCCTCGGCCTTGGGCCCGAAGACCTTCTCCACCGAGCCGGGGAAGTCGGTGTTGAGGGCGCCCTTCTGGCCGCCCTCGATGAGCTGCTTGTCCTTGAAGAGCTTACCGAGGGTGGTGAGCGCCTCGACGACCGTCGGGTCGGTCCACTTGATCTCGTGCGCGGCGAGGGCGTCGTACTTCTCGGGTCCGGCCTGGGAGAGGTAGACGTTCTCGAACCAGTCGGTCAGGGTCCAGCCGTCCTGTCCGGCGACGGAGAAGGCGGCGAGTCCGGAGTCGGAGATGGTCCGCCCGTTCTCCAGCATGGCGTCGTAGGTCTTCGGCGGGGTGACGCCGGCCTGCTCGAGGGCCTCGGGGCTGTACCAGACGGTCGACTTGTGGGCGGCCTTGAAGTAGAGGCCGTACAGGGTGCCGTCGACGCTGCCGTAGTTCTGCCACACGTCGGCGAAGTTCTCGCCCATGGTGGACCGCACCTTCTTGTCGAGCGGCTTGAGCCAGCCCTTGTCCGCGAACTGCTGGAGCACGCCGACCTGCGGGACCATCACCACGTCGGGGGCGTTGCCGCCCTCGATCTTGCTGCCGACGACGGTGGAGACGTTGTCACCGGTGGAGACGAACTGGGTCTTGGCGCCGGTCTTCTCCGTGAAGGCGTCGAGCACCTTCTGGAAGTTCTTCTGCTCGCTGCCGGACCACACGCCGGCCACGGTGACGGTCTGGCCGTCGAGCGACTTGTCGCCGCCGCCGGCCGAGACGGGGTCGCCGCCGCCGCAGGCGGTCGCGCCGAGCGCGAGGACGAGGGCGGTGCATCCGGTGAGCAGGGTGGTACGTCGTCGCATCATCGTCGATGTCCTTCGGGAGTGTCGGTCGGGTGTTTCAGGAGCCGTCGATCCACCAGGCGGCGGTGGAGCCGGGGAGCACCCCGGGCGGGCAGGGTCCGCTGGCGAGCAGCGGGGTGCCGGCGACCGGGGCGGGTACGGGGGCGGTGCCGAAGTTGACGGCGCAGACCAGGCCTTCGCCGCGGGAGAAGGCGAGGACGCCGGGCTGGGTGTCCAGCCAGCGCAGCGCGCCCTCGCCCAGCTGGGGCATCGCGGAGCGCAGCTGCAGGCCGTCGCGGTACAGGTGCCAGGAGGAGCGGGTGTCGGCGAGGGCCCGGTGGGTGGCGTACTCGGCGAAGTACTCCGGCTGCGGCAGCCAGGGTTTGGCGCCTTCGGCGCCGGAGGTGAAGCCGAACGGGGAGGCCTGTCCCGACCAGGGCAGCGGCACCCGGCAGCCGTCGCGTATCCGGGCGCGGCTGCCGGTGCGGCGGAAGATCGGGTCGGTGAGCACGTCGTCGGGCAGGTCGACGACCTCGGGCAGGCCCAGCTCCTCGCCCTGGTAGATGTAGGCGGCGCCGGGCAGCGCCAGCATCAGCAGCGCGGCGGCGCGGGCGCGGGCGGCGCCGAGTCCGCTGCCGCCGGCGGGTTCGCCGTAGCGGGTGACCGTGCGGACCTGGTCGTGGTTGTTGAGGACCCAGGTGACGGTGGAGCCGGTGCCCGCGATGTCCAGCATGGCCTCGGAGATGACCTTGCGGAAGGCGTCGGCGTCCCAGGGCGCTCCGAGCAGGTCGAAGAAGAAGGCCTGGTGGAGTTCGTCCGGGCGGACGTAGCGGGCGTGTTCGCGGGCGGTGGGCACGGAGACCTCGCCGACCAGGAGGCGTTCGCGGCCGTCGCGGGCGGTGTACTCCTCGCACACCGACCGCCAGTGCCGCCACACGTCGTGCACCTCGGGCTGGTTCCAGGCGAGCGGGTTGACCGAGTCGCGGGTGCGGGCGTCGGCCTCCGGGTCGGGCGAGTCGGGCAGTTCGGGGTGCTTGAAGAGTCCGGCGGCGACGTCGATGCGGAAGCCGTCGACGCCCCGGTCCAGCCAGAACCGGAGGGTGCGGTCGAACTCGGCGGCGACCTCGGGCTCGCGCCAGTTCCAGTCCGGCTGTTCGGGCGTGAACATGTGCAGGTACCACTGGCCGGGGCGGCCGTCCGGCTCGGTGACCCGGGTCCAGGCGGGGCCGCCGAACATGGCGTGCCAGTTGTTCGGCGGCTCGGCGCCGTCGGGTCCCCGGCCGGGGGCGAAGTGGAAGCGGGCGCGCTCGGGGCTGCCGGGGGCGGCGGCGAGGGCGTCGCGGAACCAGGGGTGCTCGCTGGAGCAGTGGTTGGGGACGATGTCGAGCAGCACCCTGATGCCGAGCCGGCGGGCGGCGGTCACCAGCCGGTCGAACTCGGCGAGGTCGCCGAAGACCGGGTCGACGTCGCGGTAGTCGGCGACGTCGTAGCCGTGGTCGTGCTGCGGCGAAGGGTAGAAGGGGCTCAGCCAGATGCCGTCCACGCCGAGCTTCTTGAGGTAGGGCAGCCCTGCCCTGACCCCGGCGAGATCGCCGATGCCGTCGCCGGTGCTGTCCAGAAAGCTGCGGACGTACACCTGGTAGATCACCGCGTCACGCCACCAGTGGTGCCTGTTCACCCCGTTGACCCGTCTGTGAGGAGCGCTGGTTGTTATGCATGCATGTTAGGTAGCGCTCTCGCGAGGGTGTCAATGAACGTGCGCAAGCTACTGAAGAGTTGGGTGAGCCATATCGGAACTTACTCGTACACAACGGGCACTCTTGTGACGTCCGCGTTACCTAACAAGTAACTAGAGGAGTCGGGCTCCGGGCTAGCGCGAGGAGACAGCGGCGAGCTCGCCCGCCAGCCGGCGCACCGCGGCCCCGGGCGTCTGCCGCCCGCTCATCGCGTCGTGCACCACCGCCTGCACCACCAGGCTCACCTGGTCGTAGTGCGGGCTCTTGGGGCGCGGAGCGGCGGCGAGCACGCTCTCGCGCAGGGTCGGCAGATAGGGGAAGCGCCGGACCAGTCCGGGGTCGTCGTACAGCGCGGCCCTCACCGGTGGCAGGGCGCCGCGCGTGAGCACCTGGCGCTGCACGCGCTCGCTGGTGAGGTACGCGATCAGGCGCGCGGCGGAGTCCGGGTGCCGGGCGTGGCTGCCGACGGCCAGGTTGGAGCCGCCGAGGACGCTCGTCCCCGGGCCGTCCGGCCCCGGCAGCGGCACGGCGCCCACCTTGCCGGCCACCTTCGAGCCGGGGGCGGAGGCGGCGACGTAGGCGTAGGGCCAGTTGCGCAGGAAGAGCAGCCTGCCGTTCTGGAACGCCTGCTTGGACTCCTCCTCCTTGTACGTCAGCGCCTGTCGCGGTATCCAGCCCTCGCGCACCCCGCGGGCGAGGAAGCCGATGCCCTCCGCGGCGGCCCGTGAGTTCACGGTGACGCGTTCGCCCTCGTCGCCGAGGATGGTGCCGCCCGCCGAGTAGACGGCCTCGGCCGCGTTGACGGTGAGGCCCTCGTAGGGCAGGAACTGGCCCGCGTAGCCGTCGAGACCGTGCTCGGGGGCGAGGGTCTCGGCGGCCCGTTCCAGCTCGGCCCAGGTGCGCGGCGGCGCCACCCCCGCCTCGGCGAGGACGTCCTTGCGGTACAGCAGCAGCCCGGCGTTGGTGACGTACGGGACGGCGTACAGGCGTCCGTCGTAGGTCGCCGTGTCGACGACCCGCGGGAGGAAGCTGTCGAGCGGGAAACGCTCGCGCGGCAGCGGGCGGATCCAGCCGGCCGCGGCGAACTCCGAGGTCCAGCTGACGTCGATGTTGAGCACGTCGAAGCGGCCGCGCTCCCCGCCGCGCAGATCGGTGATCATCTGCGCGCGGGTCTCGTCGGCGGAGTCCGGCAGCTCGACGAGGGTGACCTTCTCGCCTGGATGGGTACGGTTCCAGCCGTCGAGCACGGAGCCGAGATAGCCGGTGAGGTCGCCGGCGGTGGCCAGGGTGAGCGGCCCGCGGCCGCCCCCGCCGCCCTCGTCGGCCCGCGCCCCGGAGGCGACGTAACCGGTCAGGACGACGACGAGGGCGAGAAGGCCCCTACCCGCGGCATGGATCCACCGCATAGGTTCCCTCCAGCGCACCGGCACCCGGGCACCATCGTCCGGGGGTCAGAGGCCATGTATACCGGTTAGGTATGCGCGATACTAGGGTCTGCGGCACATTGCGCAGAGGCGAGGAGGAGAGCACGAGTGCGGCTGCACCTCCTCGCGCTGCTCGCCCGCGGCCCGGCACACGGCTACGAGCTCAAACAGGACCTTGAGCAACTGCTGGGCTCCGCGTACCCTCAGCCGAACGTCGGCCAGATCTACGTCACCCTCGGCCGCCTCGAGAAGTCGGGGCTGATCGAGGGCGAGGACGTCGAGCAGTCGAGCCGGCCCAACAAGAAGGTCTACCACCTCACCGACGCCGGGCGGGAGGCGCTGCGCGCCTGGTACGAGGAGACGGCCGACGAGCCGCGGGTGCGGGACGAGTTCTTCATGAAACTGGCCCTCGCCCCGCGGACCGGACTCGCCGACCAGATCGCGCTGATCAACCGACAGCGGCGTCAGTACCTGAACACCATGCGGCAGTTGTCGAAACTGGCCGCCGCCGAGGACCGCGACAACCGCATCTCCCATCTGCTGATCGAGGGCGCGATGCTGCATCTGCAGGCCGACCTGGACTGGCTGGAGCGGTGCCAGGAGGAGCTGGAGGAGCTGGAGTGAGCGAGAGCACCACTCCCGTGCTGCGCGCCGAAGGCCTGGTCAAGACGCACCACGGCGAGGGCGC carries:
- the pgl gene encoding 6-phosphogluconolactonase codes for the protein MSTAPQLVVHRDKELMAQAAAARLITRIVDAQASRGSASVVLTGGRNGNGLLAALAAAPARDAIDWSRLDLWWGDERYLPEGDPERNVTQAREALLDAVPLDPGRVHAMPASDGPHGADVDAAAAAYAEELAAAAAPENHGPVPVFDVLMLGVGPDTHVASLFPELPAVRETERTVVGVHGAPKPPPTRVTLTLPAIRAAREVWLLAAGEDKAEAAEIALSGAGEIQAPAAGAYGRTRTLWLLDAAAASQLPRTLYPPATA
- a CDS encoding carbohydrate ABC transporter permease, which gives rise to MNALRRGLSSTVVQAFLVVIALVWMTPLAGLFLSSLRSAEETAEGGWWTVFTSPGQLSFENYSALLGNSGITQAFWNTVLISVPTTVLVVVVAALAGYAFAWLDFPGRDAVFLLVVALLVVPVQIGLLPVAKLFGQLGLFGTIPGVVLFHVAYGLPFAVFLLRNYFAEMPKEMLEAARMDGGSEWRIFTRLVLPVGRPAIASLAIFQFLWVWNDMLVALLFADSSAQPLTVQLQSQIRQFGSNVDVLAPGAFLSLVVPVVVFFAFQRHFVQGVMAGSVK
- a CDS encoding ABC transporter permease; protein product: MTATLVKEASPPTPRHPGSARGRRLRRRGRVIALLFVLPALLLLGALVVYPVLFSVGRSFFDASGTTFVGGENYTEMFRDPATLKAIRNTAIWVVVAPTLLTGLGLILAVLVEKIRWATAFKLLLFMPMAVSFLAAGIIFRLAYDEDPDKGVLNAAVVSVHDAFQGSSSYPTARARDGEGLTKGADGSYATGADVSPGGPAAALGLVGVAPKDLPGDAEPAAAAAAGKAGPDEVRGVVYLDFTPGGGGEPGAVDRSEKGLPGVTVEAVRDGDPVARTTTAADGSFRFAGLDSGSYALKLPSANFAAPYDGISWLGPALVTPAIIGAYLWIWTGFAMVLIGAGLAALPRDALEAARMDGANEWQIFRRITVPLLAPVLTVVFVTLVINVMKVFDLVYIIAPGPVQEDATVLATQMWLVSFGGGNNQGLGSALGVLLLLLVVPAMVFNVRRFRRSQR
- a CDS encoding ABC transporter substrate-binding protein, which encodes MMRRRTTLLTGCTALVLALGATACGGGDPVSAGGGDKSLDGQTVTVAGVWSGSEQKNFQKVLDAFTEKTGAKTQFVSTGDNVSTVVGSKIEGGNAPDVVMVPQVGVLQQFADKGWLKPLDKKVRSTMGENFADVWQNYGSVDGTLYGLYFKAAHKSTVWYSPEALEQAGVTPPKTYDAMLENGRTISDSGLAAFSVAGQDGWTLTDWFENVYLSQAGPEKYDALAAHEIKWTDPTVVEALTTLGKLFKDKQLIEGGQKGALNTDFPGSVEKVFGPKAEAAMVYEGDFVAGVAKDQFGKNIGTDADFFPFPPVGDGKAPVVSGGDAAVVLKDGKNSKAGMALLEYLASPEAASVWAEAGGFLSPNKGLDLSSYGDDVTRATAKSLVEAGDSVRFDMSDQAPAAFGGTKGAGEWKILQDFLRDPSDPAKTAAALEGAAAKAYGN
- a CDS encoding glycoside hydrolase family 13 protein — its product is MNRHHWWRDAVIYQVYVRSFLDSTGDGIGDLAGVRAGLPYLKKLGVDGIWLSPFYPSPQHDHGYDVADYRDVDPVFGDLAEFDRLVTAARRLGIRVLLDIVPNHCSSEHPWFRDALAAAPGSPERARFHFAPGRGPDGAEPPNNWHAMFGGPAWTRVTEPDGRPGQWYLHMFTPEQPDWNWREPEVAAEFDRTLRFWLDRGVDGFRIDVAAGLFKHPELPDSPDPEADARTRDSVNPLAWNQPEVHDVWRHWRSVCEEYTARDGRERLLVGEVSVPTAREHARYVRPDELHQAFFFDLLGAPWDADAFRKVISEAMLDIAGTGSTVTWVLNNHDQVRTVTRYGEPAGGSGLGAARARAAALLMLALPGAAYIYQGEELGLPEVVDLPDDVLTDPIFRRTGSRARIRDGCRVPLPWSGQASPFGFTSGAEGAKPWLPQPEYFAEYATHRALADTRSSWHLYRDGLQLRSAMPQLGEGALRWLDTQPGVLAFSRGEGLVCAVNFGTAPVPAPVAGTPLLASGPCPPGVLPGSTAAWWIDGS
- a CDS encoding ABC transporter substrate-binding protein, with protein sequence MRWIHAAGRGLLALVVVLTGYVASGARADEGGGGGRGPLTLATAGDLTGYLGSVLDGWNRTHPGEKVTLVELPDSADETRAQMITDLRGGERGRFDVLNIDVSWTSEFAAAGWIRPLPRERFPLDSFLPRVVDTATYDGRLYAVPYVTNAGLLLYRKDVLAEAGVAPPRTWAELERAAETLAPEHGLDGYAGQFLPYEGLTVNAAEAVYSAGGTILGDEGERVTVNSRAAAEGIGFLARGVREGWIPRQALTYKEEESKQAFQNGRLLFLRNWPYAYVAASAPGSKVAGKVGAVPLPGPDGPGTSVLGGSNLAVGSHARHPDSAARLIAYLTSERVQRQVLTRGALPPVRAALYDDPGLVRRFPYLPTLRESVLAAAPRPKSPHYDQVSLVVQAVVHDAMSGRQTPGAAVRRLAGELAAVSSR
- a CDS encoding PadR family transcriptional regulator, producing MRLHLLALLARGPAHGYELKQDLEQLLGSAYPQPNVGQIYVTLGRLEKSGLIEGEDVEQSSRPNKKVYHLTDAGREALRAWYEETADEPRVRDEFFMKLALAPRTGLADQIALINRQRRQYLNTMRQLSKLAAAEDRDNRISHLLIEGAMLHLQADLDWLERCQEELEELE